One stretch of Amycolatopsis sp. NBC_00345 DNA includes these proteins:
- a CDS encoding solute symporter family protein encodes MIALAESTPASNPLVNTGVFALFVAITLYVVYRAGNRGQKTSTSDYYAADSAFTGRQNGVALSGDFLSAASFLGIAGAIAIHGYDGFLYSIGFLVAWLVDLLLIAELLRNTGRFTMGDVLSFRMRQRPVRAASATSTLIISFFYMLAQMAGAGGLVALLLNVHSRLGQALVIAVVGMVMVVYVLVGGMKGTTWVQIIKASILLVAATLITVFLFGKYGFNFSNLLTAATDRSPMGTQLLEPGGSYGQNGTTKLDFVSLSLALVLGIASLPHVLMRFYTVPNSREARRSVVWATACMFVFYLCTLVIGFGAAALVGADEIKSAPGGENSAAPLLALHIGGTLLLGVVSAVAFATILAVVAGLTITASASFAHDVYANIMKRGKAEPADEVRVARLTALVIGVLAILGGILVNGQNIAFLVALALAVAASANLSTLLYSLFWKRFNTTGTLWSIYGGLIACLALVLFSPVVSGAADSIFPSIDFHWFPLKNPGLASIPFSFLCGAIGTFVGRSKADSAKHAEMEVRSLTGIGS; translated from the coding sequence GTGATCGCACTGGCCGAAAGCACGCCCGCGAGCAACCCGCTCGTGAACACCGGGGTCTTCGCCCTGTTCGTCGCGATCACCCTGTACGTGGTCTACCGGGCGGGCAACCGGGGCCAGAAGACCTCGACCTCCGACTACTACGCGGCCGACAGCGCCTTCACCGGGCGGCAGAACGGCGTCGCGCTCTCGGGCGACTTCCTGTCGGCCGCCTCGTTCCTCGGCATCGCCGGCGCGATCGCGATCCACGGCTACGACGGCTTCCTCTACTCCATCGGATTCCTGGTGGCGTGGCTCGTCGACCTCCTGCTGATCGCCGAACTGCTGCGCAACACCGGCCGGTTCACGATGGGTGACGTGCTGAGCTTCCGGATGCGGCAGCGCCCCGTGCGCGCCGCCTCCGCGACCTCGACGCTCATCATCTCCTTCTTCTACATGCTGGCGCAGATGGCCGGCGCCGGCGGCCTCGTCGCGCTGCTGCTGAACGTGCACTCCCGGCTGGGCCAGGCGCTGGTGATCGCCGTGGTCGGCATGGTGATGGTCGTCTACGTGCTGGTCGGCGGGATGAAGGGCACCACGTGGGTGCAGATCATCAAGGCGAGCATCCTGCTGGTCGCCGCCACGCTGATCACCGTGTTCCTGTTCGGCAAGTACGGCTTCAACTTCTCCAACCTGCTCACCGCGGCGACCGACCGCAGCCCGATGGGCACGCAGCTGCTCGAGCCCGGCGGCTCGTACGGGCAGAACGGCACCACCAAGCTCGACTTCGTCTCGCTGTCGCTGGCACTGGTGCTCGGCATCGCCTCGCTGCCGCACGTGCTGATGCGCTTCTACACCGTGCCGAACTCCCGTGAAGCCCGCCGCTCGGTGGTCTGGGCCACGGCGTGCATGTTCGTGTTCTACCTGTGCACGCTGGTGATCGGCTTCGGCGCGGCGGCGCTGGTGGGCGCCGACGAGATCAAGAGCGCGCCCGGCGGCGAGAACTCCGCGGCCCCGCTGCTGGCCCTGCACATCGGCGGCACGCTGCTGCTCGGCGTCGTCTCCGCGGTCGCGTTCGCCACCATCCTGGCCGTGGTCGCGGGCCTGACGATCACCGCGTCCGCCTCCTTCGCGCACGACGTCTACGCGAACATCATGAAGCGCGGCAAGGCGGAGCCGGCCGACGAGGTGCGTGTGGCCCGGCTGACCGCGCTGGTGATCGGCGTCCTGGCGATCCTCGGCGGCATCCTGGTCAACGGGCAGAACATCGCGTTCCTGGTCGCGCTGGCGCTGGCCGTCGCGGCGTCGGCGAACCTCTCGACGCTGCTGTACTCGCTGTTCTGGAAGCGGTTCAACACGACCGGCACGCTGTGGAGCATCTACGGCGGGCTGATCGCGTGCCTGGCGCTGGTGCTGTTCTCCCCGGTGGTCTCCGGCGCGGCCGACTCGATCTTCCCGAGCATCGACTTCCACTGGTTCCCGCTCAAGAACCCGGGCCTGGCCTCGATCCCGTTCTCGTTCCTGTGCGGGGCGATCGGCACCTTCGTCGGCCGGTCGAAGGCCGACTCGGCCAAGCACGCCGAGATGGAGGTCCGGTCGCTGACCGGCATCGGCTCCTGA
- a CDS encoding DUF485 domain-containing protein — protein sequence MHEVTRPPATSNSLDETGQLPALFAREGEEPAPAVPNGPDYDLIQRSPEFRTLRRRYRGFVFPMSIAFFLWYLTYVVLAAYAGDFMSTPVFGLVNVGMLLGLAQFVTTALITLCYVRFANRQVDPRVAELRERAAVTEGIQQ from the coding sequence ATGCACGAAGTCACGCGGCCCCCCGCGACGAGCAACTCGCTCGACGAGACCGGTCAGCTGCCGGCCCTGTTCGCCCGGGAGGGCGAAGAACCGGCCCCGGCCGTCCCGAACGGGCCCGACTACGACCTCATCCAGCGCAGCCCGGAGTTCCGCACCCTGCGCCGGCGGTACCGCGGGTTCGTCTTCCCGATGAGCATCGCCTTCTTCCTCTGGTACCTGACCTACGTGGTGCTGGCCGCCTACGCCGGCGACTTCATGAGCACCCCGGTGTTCGGCCTGGTCAACGTGGGCATGCTGCTCGGGCTCGCACAGTTCGTGACCACCGCGCTGATCACCCTGTGCTATGTCCGGTTCGCCAACCGGCAGGTCGACCCGAGGGTCGCCGAACTCAGGGAACGCGCAGCCGTGACGGAAGGGATCCAGCAGTGA
- a CDS encoding sensor histidine kinase yields the protein MPVGKLLGRPPRRSRWSTGWRAVLGWRDWSLAVKLSAVTLVPIVLAVVLGVTAIVGQVSRSDDYERIDRLVGLSSQLRALTDGLQHERTLTAQQLIVGSAGVTPELKAARAATDAAVDPFTTAAGRVGADESSVSGAVNSATAQVNEIAVIRQQVGAGLLDAAEAVSDYNAVTTALIAADTAVAAGASADALGGTPNALHDLEAAKEQASVSQALIAFGISRGGLPAQQLSDVRDAELRFDDRMDDFSAAATAPQRQDLDSTLKPDSSYDRKRMVGQALGEQGASSDDALRGMSAQEWNNTSSAVVSQLSDVGKRLGAEATDASAALVEDASSSAGLLAVLLFAALVVAAAVVFLITRQLLRSLSTLRRSALDVAEKELPAAVRNIQEGRSQSIEVAPVPVHVHDEVGEVARAFEQVHSQALRLATEQAAMRAGYSSVFVNLSRRSQSLVQRQLQLIERLERDEEDADQLATLFQLDHLATRMRRNNENLMVLSGAEPGRRSGQPVSAHDVLRAAVSEIEQYQRVSVQQPPAVKIVGFAASDVQRLVAELLDNATAFSAPETQVTVATRLADDGSLNVDILDKGIGMNEYEVVEANSRLTEAGSVDLATSRRMGLFVVGRLAGRHRIGVSLHGGKDIVGVRATVVVPPELVMTGAVVDNAPHTGPMKSVAVPPVSPGGLPRRQRPVNGSARPGAVPLQQGHGDDQLRSSSGDLAGYANGQQAAPGVRPPSDLEISGTALFSPIPREDGPPRVPRVPQILQVPPPRPESEPQPAAPAEATEVTEPVEAPVAEEAGEPSGSEGRRQGELPSGKDLFSANGTTLSDWWNQAAQKVPEVPPPSAAETTIETTPIFDEMLSVWFRSPVPAVEPKDVKEAKDTKETGVKDGEPAEADALAEVQPGVAPVTTPEQDERNWDFASDENWRTVQAVSQVEPTAFTPAGLPRRRRGEQLMPGSATSEPGATDSPAKPELPVRDPSDVRGRLNSFQRGVTRGRQETRGGTEPSATGQPGQPVESAQPVESGQSQGLGAQALGRLDGTVGTADAETPVAGRLDGPGSAPGTDAPAPGLTGPLTPGHAPAGPLPGRVPAAFDPNAGRAPEAPLAPGQDVFQSYTDRMAAQAPAEAEPQPAAERGPEAFTPRPNARPAFDPEQTVRPDASAPPIVRPNASGPQTVRPDASAPPATRPDAAPPIVRPETPAPQPARPDAPAPQTGLGQAAESGRPDALPSRRPGAEAPSRPDGPPASLPARRPAATDVPPGPPADGPRDLPTTVPEILGASSDTPDSEWNFGSDDGWRAVEAVSQSTPALFTSAGLPRRRRGEQLLPGSAPPPSGTAGPLPTRDAHDVRGRLSSFQQGIQRGRHRTAQAAAETNHETLEGE from the coding sequence GTGCCTGTTGGGAAACTGCTCGGCCGCCCGCCCCGGCGGTCGCGCTGGTCAACCGGCTGGCGCGCCGTGCTGGGCTGGCGGGACTGGAGCCTGGCGGTCAAGCTGTCGGCCGTCACGCTGGTCCCCATCGTGCTCGCGGTCGTGCTGGGTGTCACCGCGATCGTCGGCCAGGTCAGCCGCTCCGACGACTACGAGCGCATCGACCGTCTGGTCGGGCTGAGCAGCCAGCTGCGCGCGCTCACCGACGGGCTGCAGCACGAGCGCACCCTGACCGCGCAGCAGCTGATCGTCGGCTCGGCCGGGGTGACGCCGGAGCTGAAGGCCGCCCGCGCGGCCACCGACGCCGCGGTCGACCCCTTCACCACGGCCGCGGGCCGGGTCGGCGCCGACGAGTCCAGTGTGTCCGGTGCGGTGAACTCCGCGACCGCTCAGGTCAACGAGATCGCCGTGATCCGCCAGCAGGTCGGCGCCGGGCTGCTGGACGCGGCCGAGGCCGTCAGTGACTACAACGCCGTGACCACCGCGCTGATCGCCGCCGACACCGCGGTGGCCGCGGGCGCCAGCGCCGACGCGCTGGGCGGCACCCCGAACGCGCTGCACGACCTCGAGGCCGCCAAGGAACAGGCCTCGGTCAGCCAGGCGCTGATCGCGTTCGGCATCTCGCGTGGCGGCCTGCCGGCGCAGCAGCTCAGCGACGTCCGCGACGCGGAGCTCCGGTTCGACGACCGGATGGACGACTTCAGCGCCGCCGCCACCGCGCCGCAGCGCCAGGACCTCGACAGCACGCTCAAGCCCGACTCCTCCTACGACCGCAAGCGGATGGTCGGCCAGGCACTGGGCGAACAGGGCGCGTCGAGTGACGACGCGCTGCGCGGGATGTCGGCGCAGGAGTGGAACAACACCTCCAGCGCCGTGGTGAGCCAGCTGTCCGACGTCGGCAAGCGCCTCGGCGCCGAGGCGACGGACGCGTCGGCGGCGCTGGTCGAGGACGCCAGCAGCAGCGCCGGCCTGCTCGCCGTGCTGCTGTTCGCCGCGCTGGTCGTGGCCGCCGCCGTCGTCTTCCTGATCACCCGCCAGCTGCTCCGGTCGCTGTCCACCCTGCGCCGCAGCGCGCTGGACGTCGCGGAGAAGGAGCTGCCGGCCGCGGTCCGCAACATCCAGGAGGGCCGCTCCCAGAGCATCGAGGTCGCGCCGGTTCCGGTGCATGTGCACGACGAGGTCGGCGAGGTGGCGCGCGCCTTCGAGCAGGTGCACAGCCAGGCGCTGCGGCTCGCGACCGAGCAGGCCGCGATGCGCGCCGGTTACAGCAGCGTGTTCGTCAACCTGTCGCGGCGCAGCCAGAGCCTCGTGCAGCGGCAGCTGCAGCTGATCGAGCGGCTGGAGCGCGACGAAGAGGACGCCGACCAGCTCGCCACCCTGTTCCAGCTCGACCACCTCGCCACCCGGATGCGGCGCAACAACGAGAACCTGATGGTCCTCTCCGGCGCCGAGCCGGGCCGCCGCTCCGGGCAGCCGGTGAGCGCGCACGACGTGCTGCGCGCCGCCGTCTCGGAGATCGAGCAGTACCAGCGGGTTTCGGTGCAGCAGCCGCCCGCGGTGAAGATCGTCGGGTTCGCGGCCAGCGACGTCCAGCGCCTCGTCGCCGAGCTGCTCGACAACGCCACCGCGTTCTCCGCGCCGGAGACGCAGGTGACGGTCGCGACGCGGCTCGCCGACGACGGCTCGCTCAACGTCGACATCCTCGACAAGGGCATCGGCATGAACGAGTACGAGGTGGTGGAGGCCAACAGCCGGCTCACCGAGGCCGGCTCGGTCGACCTCGCCACCTCGCGCCGGATGGGCCTGTTCGTGGTCGGCCGCCTGGCCGGGCGCCACCGCATCGGCGTTTCGCTGCACGGCGGCAAGGACATCGTCGGCGTGCGCGCCACCGTGGTGGTCCCGCCGGAGCTGGTGATGACCGGCGCCGTGGTGGACAACGCGCCGCACACGGGCCCGATGAAGAGCGTCGCCGTCCCGCCGGTGAGCCCCGGCGGCCTGCCGCGGCGCCAGCGTCCGGTCAACGGCTCGGCCCGCCCCGGCGCGGTGCCGCTGCAGCAGGGCCACGGCGACGACCAGCTGCGGTCTTCGTCCGGCGACCTCGCGGGGTACGCCAACGGGCAGCAGGCCGCCCCGGGCGTGCGGCCGCCGTCGGACCTCGAGATCTCCGGGACCGCGCTGTTCAGCCCGATCCCGCGGGAGGACGGCCCGCCGCGGGTGCCGCGGGTGCCGCAGATCCTCCAGGTCCCGCCGCCGCGGCCCGAGTCCGAGCCCCAGCCGGCCGCGCCCGCCGAGGCCACCGAAGTCACCGAGCCCGTCGAGGCGCCCGTGGCCGAGGAAGCGGGCGAGCCTTCGGGGTCGGAGGGACGGCGTCAGGGCGAGCTGCCCTCGGGCAAGGACCTGTTCTCCGCCAACGGAACCACGCTGAGCGACTGGTGGAACCAGGCCGCGCAGAAGGTGCCCGAGGTGCCGCCGCCGTCGGCCGCCGAGACGACCATCGAGACCACGCCGATCTTCGACGAGATGCTCTCGGTCTGGTTCCGTTCGCCGGTCCCGGCCGTCGAGCCCAAGGACGTCAAGGAAGCCAAGGACACCAAGGAAACCGGGGTCAAGGACGGCGAGCCCGCCGAAGCCGACGCCCTCGCGGAAGTCCAGCCCGGCGTCGCCCCGGTCACCACGCCGGAGCAGGACGAGCGGAACTGGGACTTCGCGAGCGACGAGAACTGGCGCACCGTCCAGGCGGTGTCGCAGGTCGAGCCCACCGCGTTCACCCCGGCCGGGCTGCCGCGCCGCCGCCGGGGCGAGCAGCTCATGCCGGGCAGCGCGACCTCGGAGCCGGGGGCGACCGACTCTCCGGCCAAGCCGGAGCTTCCGGTGCGCGACCCTTCGGACGTCCGCGGGCGGCTGAACAGCTTCCAGCGCGGCGTCACCCGGGGCCGTCAGGAGACCCGGGGGGGCACGGAGCCGTCGGCCACCGGCCAGCCCGGCCAGCCGGTCGAGTCCGCACAGCCGGTCGAGTCCGGACAGTCGCAGGGACTCGGGGCGCAGGCGCTCGGACGGCTCGACGGGACCGTTGGTACCGCCGACGCGGAGACTCCCGTCGCGGGCCGCCTCGACGGGCCGGGCAGTGCGCCCGGCACGGACGCTCCGGCGCCGGGGCTCACCGGACCGCTCACGCCGGGCCACGCGCCCGCCGGGCCGCTGCCCGGCCGGGTTCCGGCGGCTTTCGACCCGAACGCCGGCCGTGCTCCCGAGGCCCCGCTGGCTCCCGGACAGGACGTCTTCCAGTCCTATACGGACCGGATGGCCGCACAGGCGCCGGCTGAGGCCGAACCGCAGCCGGCCGCCGAGCGTGGGCCCGAAGCCTTCACCCCGCGCCCGAACGCCCGGCCGGCGTTCGATCCCGAGCAGACCGTCCGCCCGGACGCGAGTGCCCCGCCGATCGTCCGCCCGAACGCGTCCGGGCCGCAGACCGTCCGGCCGGATGCGAGTGCCCCGCCGGCCACGCGTCCGGACGCCGCTCCGCCGATCGTCCGCCCGGAGACGCCCGCGCCGCAGCCGGCTCGTCCGGACGCGCCCGCGCCGCAGACCGGGCTGGGCCAGGCCGCCGAGTCCGGCCGTCCGGACGCGCTGCCGTCCCGGCGTCCCGGCGCGGAGGCGCCCAGCCGCCCGGACGGGCCGCCGGCGTCACTGCCCGCCCGCCGTCCGGCGGCCACCGACGTGCCGCCGGGACCCCCGGCGGACGGACCGCGAGACCTGCCCACTACCGTGCCCGAAATCCTGGGTGCTTCGTCGGATACGCCCGATTCGGAGTGGAACTTCGGGTCGGATGACGGGTGGCGAGCGGTCGAAGCGGTGTCCCAGTCGACACCCGCTTTGTTCACTTCGGCAGGATTGCCCCGGCGCCGTCGAGGGGAGCAGCTGCTCCCGGGCAGCGCCCCGCCGCCTTCCGGGACGGCGGGCCCCCTTCCGACTCGCGACGCACACGACGTGCGTGGCCGCCTGAGCAGTTTCCAGCAGGGCATCCAGCGTGGCCGGCACCGCACCGCGCAGGCCGCCGCCGAGACCAACCACGAAACACTGGAGGGTGAATGA